The Musa acuminata AAA Group cultivar baxijiao chromosome BXJ3-6, Cavendish_Baxijiao_AAA, whole genome shotgun sequence region TTGGAATGGTGATGGCAAGAGTGTGTGGCCAAATATACGGGCTGAAGTTCCACACTATCCTGGTGGGTTGAATCTTCAGCACAGCATTGATTATTGGCTGACATTGGATCTCCTGTCTTCAAGATTTCCTGACCGGAGTGCCCCATGTAGTGCTGTGAGGGTTGAGGATTCTCGTGAAGCTGATGTTGTGTTTGTTCCTTTCTTTTCATCTTTAAGCTGCAATCGGCATTCAAAGGTCAATCCACCTGAAACAGTTAGTACAAACGAGTTGTTGCAGAAAAAGTTGGTGGAATTTTTAACGCCTCAGAGGGAGTGGAAAAGGTCAGGGGGACGAGACCACATTATAATGGCACACCATCCAAACAGCATGTTAGATGCTCGTATGAAGCTGTCGCCTTGCATGTTCATTCTTTCAGATTTTGGGCGGTACTTTCCCCATGTAGCTAATGTGGAGAAAGACATCATTGCACCTTACAAGCATTTGATCAAGACATTTGTCAATGATTCGTTTGGCTTTGATGATCGCTCAATTTTATTGTACTTTCAAGGAGGTATCCACAGGAAAAATGTAAGTGCTTTTCAATTGACACTCGTGAAGTTTGTCAGAAGTATGCTTGATAGTAATTGTTGATGCATCACTGCAGCCGATTCTTTCATTTTGCTACTTGATTAATCCATGAACAGAAGCTTATGAAAACTTTGTTTGGTCAAATGGCTTCTTTGGCTTCTGTATGTGCAAGTAATGGTATACTATTCAGCACATTATAGGTGTGGTCAACCTGAAAATCAATTTCTTTATTTTAAGTTGTAGAGTCAATTCACTTGCCCAAGTCCAGATGAACAGGATCGAGAAAAAGAGAAATGTTGTTCATCTACATTTATGGAAGAATAAAGGGGAAGAGAAGATAATGCATTTGTTATTTTCACTGTACCATAATGGGCAAGTGAAGAATCTTCTAAAATGTTATTAGTGATCCTTTTTTATTTGTGAGTGACTGTGAACCTAAAGGAGAAAGGAAATAACTATAGAATATCTATGTCTGAACCTACAATTTTGAATGCACTTTGTTTATTGTTGAGAGAGGCAATAGCCCTTTAGAGAATGGTGGCTTCCCACTGGCTCATAAAATTGCCTGGACCACCAAAAGTCTCTCATAATATAAAGAGTACTTAGGACATGTTTTTTTCTTATTGGTTTTGCAATCTTTTATTGTGAATGTTAATCACCATcagataataaatattttttgggtGTGATTGAACACCTGGGCATTTAATTTACCATAGTCCCATGACATTTTAGATCAGATTTCCATGTCAAGTATTTGGAACTTCATATCTATTAATATTTATCCTTTGTTGGTGTCATGTTTTAGCTGCTTAACTCATGACCATTAAATTCATTCTTACAGTTCTAATTCATGATTTTTGAATCCAGCTGATTTTCATCTCAACTAGGCCATAGTTGTTCCCATAATCTCACTTCTTTATTCAATAAATCACCTATATTCTTGAGGGTTAAGTTGAAGTGTCACATCATTCCCTAGAGTAAAATTACATGATCTATATGCAGAAATCAACTTTATGAACTGTAATTCAAGTATAATAGTTTTTATCAATGCATTACATGCTGTACATTGATTAGCAAATGACTGTTCTACTAATGTAACAGCAATACTCCTATGTTTACACTTCCATATGGTTAGAATGTTATAGGTCCACACCTTGAACAGTTAATTATATACATGCTTTAGCCTATCTATTCTTAGTTCCACCATGTTACTATACCACAGTTGCCATGGTACTTCTTAATCAGGACAATTCTTTTTGGCCCTTTTCCATTTAAAAGGATAACATAAAGATAAGAGATGCAGGAAAAACAGAATTGTCCTGTGGAGAAGTATGCAGAACTAAAATGTAAAGAACatcatcatatgaaaattttgatgaacaagataataaaattttttgctccaaatgtctatcatatatataaatgttAAGGAAGTAGTACTTTTTTGTTCCTTGTAAGAAAATTAAAATGAGGAAAAAGTTATTCAGCTTTCTTATTGAGGAACAAATTCTCACGAATTTTGGGTTTCTAATTTCTTGTTCCTGTTATGGTGTTATGGAAGTGTTTGTTAGCTAGAAGAAAAGGAACAATCAACCAGATCACAAGGTGACTTGATTTTGCTCTTCTATCCCTGCTTTGTGTTATAATTGATGTACTTGTCTTCTTTCATGACTTTCTGTATTAAATCAATGAACATATTTTTATCTTAATGTATCGTTTGAGGTATTATACCATGAATTAGAAGTTTTGACTTAATTATTTCTCGTTTCCTTGAAAACCTAGTCAACAACCAAATTCCAGATTCATCAAGCATGCGTCAATTTCTTTTGTCATCCTTAGCTTCTTTAAAGTCTTGTCAGAAACCTTAGCTTTTTTTCTCTTAGGTCAACCTACTGATTGATTGTATTCTATGGGGAAAATTTTCTGTCACACTTTGTAATATATTATCTTCCATTCTATAGTTGGTCTTCATGCCAGAATGTGAGGCATTGGCATGGATGTGGCTTAGTATTGATATAGTATATAAACAAGAATTACAAACAGTGGCATGTTGATGATGCAACTGTcatgaaaaaaaagagaagatataCCCCTGAAAGGGTCCCAGTACAAGTTCTTGTTTCCAATATGATATAAATCTAGGCTTTTCTTTAAGCATGAAGCAAATTTTGCCACAGGCTTCTGTGATGTGTAACCTCAGGCTTTTTAATAGTTGGAGTAAGCCAAAACAAGTGAATAATGAAATGAAGATTCAACGATGTGGTTAGGAAGTTGTTTATCTTCGACCTTTATATTGGGAATCAAATATAGCTTGGTGTATGTAGTATATAAGTTCTAGTAGAAGGCTAATAGAGAAATGTCATCATATTATTCtttgttgcaaaatgcaagatcAAAGCTCCAAAATTACAGGTAACAGCTAAATTTTCTGGTACAATTAATTGGCCTTACTTTTGTCTTCTTCAATTTGAGGTCTGGGGAGGGTTATATATAGATAACCCTCCCCAGACCTCAAATTGCTATGTTGAGGAATATATATAGATAATGTGGAAGAAATACAACCTTAAAGAGGAAGGAAGTTACTTTGGTGAGCAAAACAGAGAACAAATTTGTTTCAGTTGGACGTTATGTATCTTGTGTTGGATAGCTTAGAGAGCAGGTTTACTACTTATAACAGAGCTTAAAAAAATTGTGCAAGTTCGATGAATTGAGAGATCTTATGCAGATCATGCTATGAAAAACATACTTGATTCTCAACTGGTTCCTTGGTTTCTGgtagtatcttttattttttgtaggtTTTATGTTAATGTTAACTCAGAGTGCATTGGATCTACATACAGCACTGGCTTTAATGACAAAGAACAAACCAGTTTAGTGACCTTGTCTCCCCTTGTTGCATTGTTCCGTAATGGTGAAGACAAATACCTTCGGTCAGGACAATTTGTTATATCCATGTCATGTTCAATCAAGAAAATCTTGTGCATGGCTGCTATGTTGTATTGAGTAATGACTAGAAAATCATGATTTAGTGCATTCATTTGCCTTTCTCTGTAAGACTTGTTCGCATTGTAGTGTCTAATGGTTGTTTATCAATGACACAGAATTGTGAATGTGTTTCTCGTTATCAACTCTATTTTTCCATTCTAATTACCATTGACACATTTTGAACCTGAAAGTCCACAAACATCTTGGATGTACCCTTGAGAAGTAGAACCTTATATGAGTGCAGAAATTGTACTTTGTTTACGCTCCATTGCTTCTTTCTTACATAGCAAACAAGATAAGCTGATAATTTCCTTTTATGGCTTGGTGTTTAGGGAGGATCAATCCGAAAACAGCTCTTTAATCTTCTGAAAGGTGAAAAAAGTGTGCATTTTGCATTTGGAAGCCTTCGCGAGAATGGGACCGATGAAGCCAGTCGAGGAATGCATTCATCAAAATTCTGTCTAAATATCGCCGGGGACACCCCATCTTCCAACCGGCTTTTTGATGCCATCGCTAGTCACTGTGTCCCAGTCATCATCAGTGATGACATCGAGCTCCCGTATGAAGATGTCCTCGACTATTCCAAGTTTTGCATCTTTGTGCGGAAATTTGATGCTATCAAGAAAGGTTTTCTGATGACATTGATTAGAAGCGTAAGCCGAGAGGACTGGACCCAGATGTGGCAAAGATTGAAGGAGGTCGAAGGTTACTTTGAGTTTCAATACCCATCAAAGAAAGACGATGCGGTTCAGATGGTATGGCAGGCAGTGGCCAGAAAAGTACCAGCAATTCAGCTCAAAGTACACAGATCATCTAGATTCTCCCGATTTGATGTATCcacataagaaaagaagtttttcaTCTTAGGAGTATGATCAAGTAGATCAGTAATCTTCACATCATTCCTACAACCCGGAATTGTTCAGGATTGGAGAATGCAGCAATCAATTTCCCAGATTGACATTGTTAATTCGCATGAAGGGGAAGGAGGGAAGGATGAAATGTTGTAATTTACATACAGAATTAAAAACAAATGTTTTTTAATGTTCCTTGCAGAAATCCTTCAAAGTCGAACTCTCATGGTTATCATATTTTCCTCTTTGAATTATTTGACCTATATGAACATATAAAGCAAACATGTATAATTTAAGTAATATCAAAAACCTATTAATCTTGTATCAAAATttacataaaaattaatttaagtaATAAATTACACAGAACTATAGTAGACGTTCGAGAGTCTAATCCAAGAGATTTCCAGGTTTTAACATTGAAAATGTTTCATGCCAAAAAAAACTTTGATCCTTATAAAATCATACGAAAAATCAACTCTAATGCTTATACAATTGACCTTCTACCATATCTGATATTATTCGAgttatcaaaattaaatatataacaaCTTATTGTAATATGATGAGTTTACCTTATGAATAGATCCATagaaaaatgaagagaaagattTAGATGACTGGACTATTATGGGtattaagcaaaaaaaaatatgttattataattCTAATAATGAGAGGTATTTTCTTGGCAAGTCGACCAATATTTTTATTAGATATACAACCCGGGCCCAGTGCACGTGGACACACGTCACGTCTGCTCGACCACAAAACGCGCTTACACGCGTCGGTCTCACGTGCGTGCTTGACCTGTCGTGGTCCCCACCGCGAGACGCGCGTTCATTGGTCATGACTAAATCCAATTTCATTGATTTCCCCGTTCATTTCCCCTATGTAAAGCTGTTCTAATACGACCAAAACATTACTCTATCTTGTCAACAATGTCCTCATAATTTAACGTGATTTGGGAAGCATTACTAGCACTTAAAGTGTTATTTTTAATTCATCCTCGATTaaaatatagatatatgtatgtataattcAAAAATACTTGCAAAGCATGTAATTTTGCTTGCCCAAAACTTTAAAGAGGAAGATAGTAATGGTTCGGGACAACACTTATCCTCGGTAGGAGCCAACTCTGCCAAGTGTGGGTCAACCCATGCATGAAGTCAAACCAATGGCTCAACCGTCAAAATCTGACGTGCATTGCCCAACCTTATCCCTTCTGTATCTCAATAAAATCTTGGTTACTCTGCTGACGGTTACTCTCGTTCTACCCACCTCTTGATCGGGGACGACTATGGACCCCAGTAGGTGAGAGTGAGAGATAGAAATTTTAGGAATCCATTCTTTTCTTGGTTCAAACAGAAATACATTAAAAGCTAAATGTCATTATATAATATTCAAGAAGATAAATTGCTTTTTTTAGATacaaaaaatagaaaattatgCCAACCATATGGCTTAATTAGTAAATAATTCTATaataaattacttttttttttcctttatttgaaattatattaGTTTATACTCTAATGTGACAGACAACATGATCAAAACTTGACCTGCAGCCAAAAAAATGGTGTAAATTTGCAGCAAGAACAATGTGACTTGGAACCATAGATAGAAAGTTAATATTAGGTTGGCCAGTTTGGTCCAGTGCAGGTTAAAATAGAAAGTTAAAATGCTGCCACCAAAGACTTGGATTAAATTTAGAAAAACAAAACAGGACAAATCCCAGACTAATATACTGTAAATTTTGCATGTATAATTTTTTGGTTGCTGGAGGCCATGGTGATAAAGTCAAAAATAATCAACTCCTGCAGTAAAGAAAGAGGTCAGAGTTTGTCTGGTTCTGCCTTCCTTgcatcttcctttctcctcctccaGCTCACCAACCCAAAGGATAGAGAGGTCCAAAACCATCCAAGAACACCCAAGGTAATCCTTCCTTTTCTATGTAtatactttttctttttccttcctcCTTTTAATTAATTTCTTCCCAAGGATTTGAAGAAAAGATCTGGTTTTGTTCTGTGCGTTTCCATTAATTTCTTTTTCTGTACGTTTATTTGTTTATTCAGAACTTTGAGGTCTTCAGTCTTGATAGACCTTTGATCCTATCTTTATTGAGTTTCTATTTCATCTTCATGCTCAAGATTTGCGTTGTAAAAGATGGGATTTTGATCAAGGTTTGGGATATGTTTCGCGGGATGCTGAGGGATTCGTCTTTGGCTTCTGTGGCACGAGAGCAAGGACCCTCTTCTGGGAACACTCAAAAACATTTTTTTCTGGTAATTGGAAATATTTGACTTTTCCTCATAGGCATCTTAACTTTTGTTGTGTTCTTCTTGTGTGAAAGAAAGGCATCTCCTTTGTTTGCAACTTTTACCTTCAGAACCaattttattttcccttcaaGTCCATGACAATCTCTCTTCCCCCCTGAACCTGATCTATGTCTGTAATTCTTgattttttgctttatttttttttatgaaaagtaTTTTAGACTATTCTTTAGACGTACCTGCTAGGTTGTGACATGACGTATTCGCGATTCATTTTTGTTTTGGCAGGTAAAAGCTTGAGATTCCTTCTCTGATGACTTTGTTTTAGATGACAAGCTATGGAAGGAGGATGAGGGGGTAGATTTTTCTTGGATTGCAAGATTTACTGCCTGCTGGTGCTAAGATTCGCTCAGATCTGCTGTTCTGTAAATCGAAAACCTGTAGATACTTCTAGTTGAATCCCTGAAACCTTTGCATACCTTATCAGTAGTGGAAGTTGACAAGAGGATCAGTAAGATGAGTGAAGCTCCGGTTGGTAGATATTGGTGCCATGCGTGCCATCGAGTTGTTAATCCGGTCATGGAACCGGAGCTCAAGTGTCCTTTCTGTGATGATGGTTTTGTGGAAGAGATGGAGAGTAGAGGATTTGATGACTCCGACTCCACTATCGATTCAGATCGGTCCCTCTCCCTATGGGCTCCGATCTGGTATCAATTGATCAATGGTTCTTCTCGCCGTTCAAGGTCCCGAAGGGAAGAGGATGACGACGACTCAGATCTGGACCGTGAGTTCGAAGACTTCATAAGGAGGCGAAGGAGGAGATCTGCCATTATTCAGTTGCTCCAGAGTTTACAGGATGATCTTAGGTCTGAGACAGACAACTTTGAGACCGAAGTAgagagggaaagggaaagggaaagggaaagagaGAGCCTAATTCTCATCAATCCTTTCAACCAGGCCATAATTCTCCAAGGATCCTTGGACACAGACCAGAATGATGGCCAAGAATCGAATAGTGCCGGTGCCTCATCAGGAGATTCCTTTATGGGTTCTGCTTTGGACATGCTGTTGCAGCATTTGGCGGAGAACGATCTGAATAGGTATGGGACTCCACCGGCTAAGAAAGAGGCCATAGATGCATTGCCCACAGTGAAAATTGAGGAAACCTTGGGCTGTTCTGTCTGTCTTGAGGACTTTGCTATAGGAATGGAAGCTAAAGAGATGCCATGCAAACATAAGTTCCACCGTGACTGCATACTTCCATGGCTGGAACTCCATAGTTCGTGCCCAGTTTGTAGGTCTCAGTTGCCTGCTGATGATTCAAAAGTTTCAAATGGATCTAGTAATGGCAGTAGGATCGATGAAACTGATGGTGATGATGGTGATGGTGGTGATAGGGTTGGTCGAGGAGATCCTAATAGATTCTGGGTCCCTGTTCCATGGCCTTTCAGTGGTCTCTTCTCACTATCAGGTTCTCAGAATGGTGGGACCTCATCTTCGAATGCATCATCATCAAACTCTGGAACTAACACACATGGTGAGGAGAACTGATTTTGTTTTATTCATCTTTTCCATGGATGAATCAGAGGGAGTTCAGGTAGATTTCAGCTTGTGGCGGCTCTAGCCTGATCTGATCTCTTATCATTGTCAATATCACACCCGTGGATGTTCATCTTTTGCAGATAGATAAGGGATGATATCTAGATAGCATCTTCGTTCGTAGTGTTGTATGTTGTCGATTGTACTCCTTGTTTCTCTTGCTTTTTTTGGTTTCAAATATGGCAGCTGTAATGACTGGAATATAATTCTCTTGTGTGCACCTGTTATGAAGAAGAATGATGAAGAATATATTGTAGCTGAAAAATACTCGGGAATGGAGAAATTTATATCACAAGGTTCAGGTACTTTTTTCATCTTCCTGCAGTGGTTCTTCCGAATTGCGTTGCTATGAAATTTGTTTTGTGGCTGAAATCTCGAACCTTTGTTGAAAGTTCATCTTTTGGTTGCAACACATGCTGCATCTTGATTATGATGTCTTGGAGGAATAAAAGTCTGAATAGTTTCTGAGGAAGAAATTTGTTAGGTACAAATACTTGATCAATATACTTTTCAGCGAATTGGGACAAACAATAGTTTATACTTGTTCTTGAGCCAAAGGTTGAGTGAAGTTTCTCTTCTTTTACATATAGTTTTCATTTGGTGTATCAAGATTTTAGaattctaactttttttttcttgcaaGGATTAAGCTTTTGTTTTCAAGCATGTAATGGTGCAAACGAACTTTCTAACGAAGACGGCTACCTTGTAGTTGCCACATTTGCAGAAATGCATACAAAGATGAGATGAACTATCAGCAGCAGAGTTATTTGCAAATGCAAATTACTGGATTAGGTGACTGTGTTGTGTTCAGCTTTACACAACCTTCAAGCAAAGTGTCTGATATCAGACCTCCAAATTGCTACAGGGAAGGTTTGTCCATGGTTTCTCTTGTGGAACAAAGCATCCCAGAATGAGTTGTGCCAAACTGAATGGGTGGGATAGACTGAGATGAACTTAGACACAGGACATATAATGCCTCTGATGAGGAAGAAAACACAGCAGATTTGGGATGTCTGAGAGCAGCTGATTCATTCTGATGTGTTGTTTATTACATAAACAATTGAGCCATTGTAAAGCAGGATTGATGATTTCTTTTATCAGTTATGTTAAGAGCCTCTAACATAACATATAAAATATTAAGGCAAAATTATACTGTTATATATGgattacaaaaaaaataattagtatTAACTAATTAGTGTATGATAGATAACTAGATTAGACTTGATGGTGGAACCAGAAAAATGGAGAACTGAtcttattaaattaatttatctaaaattaaTCTGGTCATTTTTTAGATAATCTACATGAAGATCTAGATATCTTATGATCACCTAATAAAGTCTTTAGCATGTTTGATCTACAAAAGAAGTTGAATAATGTCAGAAAATACTTGTTCCTGAAGGACCAAAACATAGCTTACTTTCCTAATTTGTTTTTGTAGGACATGGAGAAATCTTGAAGGTTTATTATAAAAGAGTGAATTCAACTCTTTAGAATGTTAATGAGAGGTTGAGAATTAGCAGACCATCACCATTACTTGATACTTGAATGTATCATCTCATCTCTATGGTACAAAATAGATGACCGATTTATATAATGACCATGTGGCTAAGTTTGCATGAAATTTCACATCTACAAATATCATTTTATGTAGCAATAATTTCGATATTAATAGTATCCTATTGATTATTATAGTGTGTTGCTTCGTGATATCCaagatattttattgattatcattgaaatataaattattaaataatttatatcttaattatatcatattattattatttttgttcggATCGTATGATGCTTGCATTACATTGCTTCCCTGTTTAGGATGTTGTATGTGTTCATGCTCGTCTTCCCTATTGTCTTGTTCCTATTCTTGCGGGCTTTGGAGGTTTCCTCGCCCTTACGGGTAGAAACCAGAGGTGAAGTTGTTGTGTTCGAGCATTCGAAAGATATTATCCAATTTTGATTGGCGATCTATTGTCGACGGTTTGTTATCGGCGACGATGCAATGGAGGGTGACGGCCCGGCCTACTGTGGTCACTGGCCCTGAGTTGATAAGCTGTGGAGGACAACAGCCTTCCCTGATCATCGACCCGAGAATGTGCCGCAGTTGCACAAGCAGCGATGGCGGAGGGCTTCGCCGGCTACTGCGCATGAAGCACGGTGCAGTCATGGCGGAGGTGTCGCGTCATCGGCGATGAAGGGCTGTGGACGCTGCCGTGTCCACAGTAGTGGAGCTCACCACAGGCATGTTGAGTGACAATGCCGATTGCTGTGCCCTTGGGCGTTGGCCTCGGTCGACAATGCCGAGAACCATGAGGTGGTCCGGCGCGCGGTCGATTCGACAATAGTGTTGCTGGACGGCCGTGGGGGTCAATGTCAGCGCGACCGTGTTTGGATTCTATGGATGGCAGCACTTTCGAGCATTGTAGAAGGGTCCTGGGGTCGCAATATGGTGTTGGCGGCGCCGGGTGGCAGCGCCGTCCAACTGCAAGCAACCATGCGGCATTGCGGTCGGTTGTATTATGGTGGAAAGAGGGCTCGGCGGGCTGTTGGGCGTTGTTGCGATGGAACTCGATGCCCGGCGATGCTGCGCCATGAAGTTGGTCGCCGGACCGGTGGCAAGCCATCCGCAGCAGAGAGGCACCGGTGAAGCATCGTCGCCCAAGAGATTGTGTCGATATCGTGCGATGGAGAAGTCACGATGAGAAGAAATCTCAGAGAAGGGTATTTGGGTGACAGTGATTTTGACTTATTAAAATCTATTTTGACCAAAATTTACCCCTAATTAGATTATCATTGTAGATCATTTTTAGCCCTGATTTTGACCATTATGATCCAAATTTGCATCGATAAATTTTTTATCGAATTTGGATctgataaatttttattttttatcagtcAAATCTAATTTTAACTTAATGAAATTTGACTAATTTATCCTAATTtgaattttaatctaataattatCTTGGGCTTGGATCTTAAATACAAATTGATTATAGTGATTGTTGGGCTCAATTTAGGTGGTCCAATTCTGGGCTGCCCAATTCATTGTGGCTTAATTTTTGAATCACCAAACTAAGTAGGGTTATGAACTTTAGGTCCTTTATAGAATTATATAAACGAAAACTATAAGTTATGAATTTTTCTTATAGTTTCTCCTATGACATATTATTTGTggtatttaaattttaattattattattcgatatttatgtaattatttacatgcatatattttaaattatgatattatattaatttttacaaTAAGGCATGAATTtttatcatgattatttttatCACAAGTTTTTGTgctgattaaaatttttatttaataattattacaactactttttattaatcaatattgtataattgtattaaaaaatattagataAATATTATTGTAACTTATATCAATAAGTTTTATTTTATTAGTAATTGTCAAAGGTAGCTTAAGATAATAGACTTATAAGGTATAATTGTATTAGCCTTGTTGCCACCAAAGTGACATGGACTAATAAACTTATAAAATTACGTTAAGGATTAGTCTTAAAtgtattaacaaaaataatattaataataacatatataattattaagAATATCTTAAAAAGAATTTATTAATTAACTCTTAGTATGTAGCTTTGTTTGACAAATGATAAGGGCGTAAGATTCAAGTTCTAAAATTGACTtggaaaaaaatcaaataaaaaataaataaaaaaatatttcttatagtaTGTTATGTGTTAAGTCTATATTAGATTAAATATTAGTTTTGATAGATATTAGAGTTaccataaataaaatataaaaaaaaccataaaggaataaaataagaTATTTACGAGGGACGAAAGACTATATGCTCATATAtaagaaattaaatcaatttgaaataataatatttttatatgctgattttataaattacaaCAGGAAGTTCACTTTCTAATTTATGTTTACATTAGTTGAATGTATAACTTACAAGAATAGTATAATGCAAATTATATTATCAACAATAGAAACTAATTTCGTGGCATTCTTTGAGACTACTCAAGTTTTATTATTATGAAATTTCATCTCAAGACTTGTGGTCTAATTCAATTGTCAAGTTGCTAAAGACATTTTATGACACaccacaataattttttttttctaagaatgacaagtactatggTGATTCTAAGCATATTAGCATAAAGTACTTGTTAGTCAGAGAATGAGTCTAGAAATAATTAGTGTTAATTAAGaaacttaaattttattataatgattATTAATTCATTCACTTAGTTCTTAGAATCTAAAGTATTTGaaaggatatatttttattattgggTTTGCGAAcaacccataaaagatatgatgatatatgtttgaatagatattataattgatatttttatttacataattaaatttatttatttttattattccgtctatatttatgtatatacatattatggTTGGATGTAATAATAGGATTATCTTCACAAAATAAATTACATGAGTCATTTGTACTACATTAGGAAAAATTAATAGTGTTGTAATATATAGAAGAAAATATGATACCAATGATATATAACTACTATGATCCACGTTAGTAGTCAAACTTAATGTAATACAATTATACTTATTAGACTTGTTAACTTATTTTTAAATTCTTATGCGTATAAATGCTTTTCTAAATTTTATCGACCAattggataaaattatttttaaaataaattttattttatttattttgatcttAAACCTTTTTTTTAGCTCATCAATTAATAAGTGAAGTGAGAAAATATTAGATTTTATGATCTTATTTAATTTATTAAGATATAGTAAGAttctaattaaattttgatttaggTTATCGACCAAATCCACTTATGTTAGGATATGTAATGAGATGATTTTGATGGAAAAGactcttttaattatttttttaaaaccgTCTACTCTCACTTATATATAGGTAGGATTTTTTTAGAGACCATAGTAATTCCTTTTCTTATCTTTCAAAAGTTTTATATTCTATCAATGGTGTGTTATTTCTGAGGTACCATGTTAATTATTATGTTCAAAAGAttcagatattttattttttatttatgatatttaattTCAATCCTAACATAAAATTTATACATAATAAGTTTATTTCCTACCTTTTTAACATCATTGTGACGTTATCCATGATAACTCTGACATCATCGTTGCACAGTTGGCCTCTTGCTGTGCTCAGCGTAAAGATTTTTGCGCAACAACGAACAAAGTCTCTAACCAGACTGAGGTGGCACACAAGGATGCAATTGTCGAGGTCAGAGAACACGTCGAAGAGCATCACGTCGTCCGTCATGGAAGCTTCTGTTGTTGACGTAGAACAAGTGATAAGCTTTGGAGAGGAGAGGATCTCATA contains the following coding sequences:
- the LOC135641780 gene encoding probable arabinosyltransferase ARAD1 translates to MANSNIQPHRPVCPKPFFFCLTFLVLLVIPYLFFWVDSGIHVVSHVLPKKKIVSVIANLNTPSRNHEGESTLFNESTFLHLHAPADEESTQCNPSNALLKVFMYDLPPEFHFGILGWNGDGKSVWPNIRAEVPHYPGGLNLQHSIDYWLTLDLLSSRFPDRSAPCSAVRVEDSREADVVFVPFFSSLSCNRHSKVNPPETVSTNELLQKKLVEFLTPQREWKRSGGRDHIIMAHHPNSMLDARMKLSPCMFILSDFGRYFPHVANVEKDIIAPYKHLIKTFVNDSFGFDDRSILLYFQGGIHRKNGGSIRKQLFNLLKGEKSVHFAFGSLRENGTDEASRGMHSSKFCLNIAGDTPSSNRLFDAIASHCVPVIISDDIELPYEDVLDYSKFCIFVRKFDAIKKGFLMTLIRSVSREDWTQMWQRLKEVEGYFEFQYPSKKDDAVQMVWQAVARKVPAIQLKVHRSSRFSRFDVST
- the LOC135582793 gene encoding E3 ubiquitin-protein ligase SIRP1-like — protein: MSEAPVGRYWCHACHRVVNPVMEPELKCPFCDDGFVEEMESRGFDDSDSTIDSDRSLSLWAPIWYQLINGSSRRSRSRREEDDDDSDLDREFEDFIRRRRRRSAIIQLLQSLQDDLRSETDNFETEVERERERERERESLILINPFNQAIILQGSLDTDQNDGQESNSAGASSGDSFMGSALDMLLQHLAENDLNRYGTPPAKKEAIDALPTVKIEETLGCSVCLEDFAIGMEAKEMPCKHKFHRDCILPWLELHSSCPVCRSQLPADDSKVSNGSSNGSRIDETDGDDGDGGDRVGRGDPNRFWVPVPWPFSGLFSLSGSQNGGTSSSNASSSNSGTNTHGEEN